The window TTCGGCAACTGGCTGGCATCTCGACTTTCGTCGTATTAGCCCCTTTAGCTTTGCGTCCTAGCGTTTCCACTAGTTTGCCTTTTTCAATTTTTGTCACACATAACGTTTACTTGTTTAGTAGACTTAAAATGTTATTATGTGTAATTTCATAGTACTATGAGCTTGTCTGAACTACTATAGGCGCATGTGTCGAATTTTGTCGTGGATATTTTGGACTATAAAACGATTCTCTAGAGTTATTTGTTTTATGGGGGTCAATTTGCTAGGTTTTTACTACTATCTTCAATAGTCATATAGTATGTAATAGTAGAATTAACAGGAATGATAGATTAAAATGAATGATAAAATCTACTAAAAAGGTTGATGGAACATGTTTAAAATAAAAGATTTAGATGGAGTGGAAAGAGAAATTCCAATTACAATACTTCCTTATAATACTTTTCTAAAAAGATTAAAAGGGTTGATGTTTAGAGTAAAGCCTATACGTGAAGAAGGTATTTTACTGAAGCCATGTAATTCTATTCACATGTTCTTTATGTTTTTTGCGATAGATGTTGTATTTGTAAATGAAGAGAACGAGATTGTCTATCTGAAAGAGCACGTTAAACCGTGGACAGTAGTTTGGCCCGTTAAAGGTGCTGTCGCAGCAATCGAACTACCAACTGGCACCATCTCTAACTACTCCATAAAAACAGGCGCAACGATAAAAATGTGAAATCGGGACGGGGTTCAATTCTCATGTTGAATGAAAAGTGAACCCCGTCCCGATTGTCCTCTAGTTGGAGAAAAATAATCGAATCGAATTGTTAGTTTGCCCCGAAAAGACTTACTTTTGGGGGATTTTTTTATGGAGGTGTTCTGCAAATTTAGTTCTTTTTTAGGTTTATGGATGAAGTATTTCGGTTCTATCGGCGAAAATGAGCAGTTAATCGGCGAAAATCAGGAATCTATCGGCGAAAATGGAGGATTAATCGGCGAAAACTAGAATCCAATCGGCGACAAGAATTTTATATCGGCGAAAATCGTAGGTTATCGGCGAAATGCAAAGTGTATCAGCGGTAATAAGCCCCAGGACCATTAAATTAATGTATCGAGTAAATACTTTCTATTCTTGTAATGGCCATCTTGCTTTAAGTTCATAGATCCTAATAATCTTTTAGTTACATCAGCCGACTCTATTAAAAGTAACTCGCGAGCTTCCTTATTCGATATCTTATTTCCAAATAAATAGTAATAGTCTTTTAATGCCTCACTATGAGCCATTTTATCCGTCACCTTACATTTAGGACAAAACCATCCTTTTTGCTTTTTGATCATAGGCAAATGCGAGCAACAAGGACAAAACACTCCCATCGTTAAATCATTCTTCGTCATATTATAATTTTCTAAAATGGATTTTCTTAAAGGTGTGTGTTTTTTCAAAAGGAATTTATTTAAGGATTTAGCACTTTTATAGGAAAGGATATCCTCTTGGTACATGGAGAGTAGTTTTGATAGCTTTGTTGGAAGATAATGCGCGTGAATGACTTTCTCATAGAAACTTCGGTGAGTGTCGTTGGTTTCAATTTTAGTAGAAGAGTTAGCTACTACCACTAACGGAATGATTGGAATATCAGGAAGTTTGTTTTCGATTAACCATTTCCTTAGGCGGTATGCTTGCAGATCCACTTGAATGATGGGACACTGGTATGTTACTTCTGTATCATTATAAGTTTGAATGAGCTGATGTCCTTTTGTATCCAAAAACAACTTGCCTTTCATCGTTTTGACTTCTAAAATAGCGAGAAATTTTAAAGTTAGTAGAAGTAAGTCAACCTGGAAATAAAACTTGTTTTCTCGTAATCGAAGGTAGTGGTAAATGTAGAAAGTGTTCTCAGGTAGCATTTGAAAGTAGTAATCAAGTGAATGTTCTCCCTTGTATCCTTTCGAATATGTTACTAAGTCTTTCTGGATAAAGGGTAGTTTAGGATATGCTGGGTTTGTTCTTCTCTCCAGTGAGGTGAGTTGGTGTACATTATAGGGAATTTCGTACGGTTTTCCTAACATAGTTTCACTCCTTTTCGTAATTTCAAAAAAAATATATAACAAATAGAGAGGAAAATCTACTAATTTAAGAGAATTTTCCGATAAAAATTAGACGGTAGTGGAAGGATTAGGTTTAATCGACGGAAAAAGACGGAATCTACTATGGAAACGGACACTAAAATGCATTAAATGCGTAAAAATAATGACATATTAGAAAGGGGGGCATTACTTATCGAGTGAGTCTAGTGAACCTAGTCCCTTTGTTTTTGAAAAAATGGAGCCAATCGGCGAAAAATGGCATTCTATCGGCGAAAATGAGCAGTTAATCGGCGAAAATGGAGGATTTATCGGCGAAAATAAGCAATCAATCGGCGGGCACTAAAACATTATCAGCGAACTAGTGGTTTTATCGGCGATAGCCATGCGGAATCGGCTAAAACGAAAACAAAAAAAGAGCGCCACTTCCACTTCTAAAGCAACGCCCTCATATTTTAAATATACTGCTTTAACTCTTCTAAAACTTCCTCCGAAAATAAACTTTCCAACGCGCCAACAGCGCTGTGGAGTAAATACTTCCTAGGTTTCTTCGTGTCAACGAGCTCGTCGTATATGAAATCTAGTAATTCTTCACACTCTGCGCGAACGTTTGAATCTACTTTTTTCTTTAAACCTTGGATTAGTTCATAGATTTCCATTTGTTGTGAGTTTTCTTGTTGTAAACGAGAAAGAAGTAAAGAAGGGTTAAATAAAGTCTCTTCTGTTTTTTCTAGTTCCGGCAACTGGTGTGTGACGCGTTTTAGGCAATAGGATACGATTTTGTGTAAGTCCTCCGGATAGCCACCCGAAAATCTTCTCTCATATTTCATCGTTTGTTGCAGTAACGCTGTAAACATGATCGAGCAATCTAGTAAATACTTCTTCTTTTCTACTCCGAACAGGTCAGTGAATCGTTCGAAAATCCACCCTAACATCTTCAGTTGAAAATCTAAAATAAATTGTTTTAAGTCCTCGTCTTTCGACATCACAAGCTCTTCAAAAAGTGGTACAAGATGGTTGACTCGATTTGTTTTTAACTGTAGCACCATTTGTTGAATGAAAATTTGTTGATCCGAGCGTTTATGGCCAATCAAAAGTTCGTTTCGTTCTTTTTCGAAATCGTCATATACAAGTTGGAAAATAGAAATAATCAGTTCGTTTTTAGAGGAAAAGTAATTATAAAAAGTACCTTTGGAAATGCCACTATCATCTAGAATGTCTTGAATGGATGTGGAGTGAAAACCTTTCTTAACGAACAGTTTATGCGCTTTCTTTAACACTTGCTTTTTACGTTCATGCATGAAATCACCTAACTTTTTGGACTCATAGTATAAAGTCAATAGTACAGGAAAAGTGCATATATAGCAACGTTCTCATAAACAAAATTACTTTTTCTTGAAAATAATGTACTATCGGTATAAAATAGTATAATCAGAGTATAAAATATTAAACGTGTGGTATAAATTAGGGGGAATAATATGGCTACCATGATAGGGACGATTTCGAAGTCAGATGCAAAGCGTCCGCCATATGGGATTATTACGGTTTTAATGATTGGTGCGTTTATCGCATTTTTAAATAATACATTATTAAACATTGCGCTGCCGTCCATTATGAGTGATTTAAGTGTGAATGCTGCTACTGTTCAGTGGTTAACAACAGGATTTATGTTAGTGAACGGTGTATTAATGCCGATGTCGGCTTTTTTAATCCAAAAATATTCCGTTAGGCGACTGTTTTTGGTGGCGATGGGAATTTTTGCGTTCGGTACGATTGTGGCCGGGATGGCTCAAATTTTTCCATTATTATTAACGGGAAGAATGTTGCAAGCGGGTGGAACGGCGATTATGATGCCGCTACTAATGAACGTGTTGCTTGTGAGTTTCCCGATTGAAAAGCGCGGAACAGTAATGGGGATGTTCGGAATGATTATGATGGCCGCGCCAGCCATTGGACCGACGTTGTCTGGTTGGATTGTGGAGCATTACGCATGGCGAATGTTGTTCCATTTCGTCTGGCCAATAGCGCTTACGATATTTTTGCTTGGATTTTTCTTATTGAAAGATAAAAAAGAGAAAGTGAACTTGAAGTTAGATCTCGTTTCGTTGACGTTGTCTACGATCGGGTTCGGTGGGGTTTTGTTCGGGTTCAGTTCCGCAGGGAATGCTGGGTTTGAAAGTCCACGAGTGTATTTGCCGATTGTAATTGGTGTTATTTCCTTGGTGACGTTTATTAGAAGGCAAAACGGCCAGGAGCGGCCGATGTTGAACTTTGGTGTGTATAGATATCCAATGTTTGCCCTGTCATCGGCGATTTCGATGGTGTTGAATATGGCGATGTTTTCGGGGATGTTGTTGCTTCCTATATATGTGCAAACGATCCGCGGTATTTCGCCGATGGATGCGGGGTTAATGTTGTTGCCGGGGGCGCTTGTGATGGCGTTTATGTCGCCAGTGACTGGTAGGCTATTTGATAAGTTTGGCGGGCGTATGTTGTCAATTATCGGGTTGACCATTATGGTTGTGACAACTTTTCAGTTTACTAGATTAACGACGGAAACTCCGTATTTTTATTTGATGACACTGCATGCGGTGAGGATGTTTGGGATTACGATGGTGATGATGCCAGTTTCGACGAATGGACTAAATCAATTGCCACGTAAGTTCTATCCGCATGGAACGGCGATGAATAATACGTTGAATCAGTTGTCAGGAGCGATTGGAACGGCGTTGCTTGTAGCGATTATGTCGATTCAGACGGAGAGATATACAGCGAGCATGGGTCAGGATACGACTAGTGGAAATGGAATCAATTTGCTCGCGATGCTTGAAGGTATTAACGATGCATTTTTCGTCGCAACATGCTTTGCGCTCGTCTCGTTAGGGTTATCGTTCTTCATTAAGAGGGCGAGACCTGCGGATGAAGAGGAGAAAGAGAAAGCAGCATAGGTGTAAAACGGGGACGGGGTTTGATTTCGCATTTTGAATGTGAAATCAAACCCGT is drawn from Bacillus alkalisoli and contains these coding sequences:
- a CDS encoding DUF192 domain-containing protein, which encodes MFKIKDLDGVEREIPITILPYNTFLKRLKGLMFRVKPIREEGILLKPCNSIHMFFMFFAIDVVFVNEENEIVYLKEHVKPWTVVWPVKGAVAAIELPTGTISNYSIKTGATIKM
- a CDS encoding nuclease-related domain-containing protein — translated: MLGKPYEIPYNVHQLTSLERRTNPAYPKLPFIQKDLVTYSKGYKGEHSLDYYFQMLPENTFYIYHYLRLRENKFYFQVDLLLLTLKFLAILEVKTMKGKLFLDTKGHQLIQTYNDTEVTYQCPIIQVDLQAYRLRKWLIENKLPDIPIIPLVVVANSSTKIETNDTHRSFYEKVIHAHYLPTKLSKLLSMYQEDILSYKSAKSLNKFLLKKHTPLRKSILENYNMTKNDLTMGVFCPCCSHLPMIKKQKGWFCPKCKVTDKMAHSEALKDYYYLFGNKISNKEARELLLIESADVTKRLLGSMNLKQDGHYKNRKYLLDTLI
- a CDS encoding TetR/AcrR family transcriptional regulator, translating into MHERKKQVLKKAHKLFVKKGFHSTSIQDILDDSGISKGTFYNYFSSKNELIISIFQLVYDDFEKERNELLIGHKRSDQQIFIQQMVLQLKTNRVNHLVPLFEELVMSKDEDLKQFILDFQLKMLGWIFERFTDLFGVEKKKYLLDCSIMFTALLQQTMKYERRFSGGYPEDLHKIVSYCLKRVTHQLPELEKTEETLFNPSLLLSRLQQENSQQMEIYELIQGLKKKVDSNVRAECEELLDFIYDELVDTKKPRKYLLHSAVGALESLFSEEVLEELKQYI
- a CDS encoding MDR family MFS transporter, giving the protein MIGTISKSDAKRPPYGIITVLMIGAFIAFLNNTLLNIALPSIMSDLSVNAATVQWLTTGFMLVNGVLMPMSAFLIQKYSVRRLFLVAMGIFAFGTIVAGMAQIFPLLLTGRMLQAGGTAIMMPLLMNVLLVSFPIEKRGTVMGMFGMIMMAAPAIGPTLSGWIVEHYAWRMLFHFVWPIALTIFLLGFFLLKDKKEKVNLKLDLVSLTLSTIGFGGVLFGFSSAGNAGFESPRVYLPIVIGVISLVTFIRRQNGQERPMLNFGVYRYPMFALSSAISMVLNMAMFSGMLLLPIYVQTIRGISPMDAGLMLLPGALVMAFMSPVTGRLFDKFGGRMLSIIGLTIMVVTTFQFTRLTTETPYFYLMTLHAVRMFGITMVMMPVSTNGLNQLPRKFYPHGTAMNNTLNQLSGAIGTALLVAIMSIQTERYTASMGQDTTSGNGINLLAMLEGINDAFFVATCFALVSLGLSFFIKRARPADEEEKEKAA